Proteins encoded in a region of the Solanum dulcamara chromosome 9, daSolDulc1.2, whole genome shotgun sequence genome:
- the LOC129902062 gene encoding nitrate reductase [NADH], with protein sequence MAASVENRQFSHLEPGLSGVGRTNFKPRSDSPVRGCNFPSSNHELPFQKKQNPPIYLDYSSSEDEDDDDEKNEYLQMIKKGKTELEPSIHDTRDEGTADNWIERNFSLIRLTGKHPFNSEPPLARLMHHGFITPVPLHYVRNHGPVPKASWADWTVEVTGLVKRPMKFTMDQLVNEFPSRELPVTLVCAGNRRKEQNMVKQTIGFNWGAAAVSTTVWRGIPLRALLKRCGVQSKKKGALNICFEGSDMLPGGGGSKYGTSIKKEFAMDPSRDIIVAYMQNGEMLTPDHGFPVRMIIPGFIGGRMVKWLKRIVVTTQESESYYHYKDNRVLPPHVDAELANSEAWWYKPEYIINELNINSVITTPCHEEILPINAWTTQRPYTLRGYAYSGGGKKVTRVEVTLDGGETWSVCTLDHPEKPTKYGKYWCWCFWSLEVEVLDLLSAKEIAVRAIDETLNTQPEKLIWNVMGMMNNCWFRVKMNVCKPHKGEIGIVFEHPTQPGNQSGGWMAKERHLEISAEAPPTLKKSISTPFMNTASKMYSMSEVRKHNSSDSAWIIVHGHIYDATRFLKDHPGGVDSILINAGTDCTEEFDAIHSDKAKKLLEDFRIGELITTGYTSDSSPNSSVHGSSSISSFLAPIKELVQAPTRSVALIPREKIPCKLVDKQSISPDVRKFKFALPSEDQVLGLPVGKHIFLCATIDDKLCMRAYTPTSTVDEVGFFELVVKIYFKGIHPKFPNGGQMSQYLDSLPIGAFLDVKGPLGHIEYQGKGNFLVNGKQKFAKKLAMIAGGTGITPVYQVMQAILKDPEDDTEMYVVYANRTEDDILLKEELDAWAEQIPERVKVWYVVQESIKEGWKYSTGFVTEAILREHIPEPSHTTLALACGPPPMIQFAINPNLEKMGYDIKDSLLVF encoded by the exons ATGGCAGCATCTGTTGAAAACAGGCAGTTCAGTCACCTTGAACCTGGTTTATCAGGCGTTGGCCGTACTAATTTCAAGCCACGGTCTGATTCCCCGGTTCGTGGTTGCAACTTTCCATCATCCAACCACGAACTCCCTTTCCAAAAGAAACAAAATCCCCCCATTTACCTTGATTACTCGTCTAGTGAAGATGAGGATGATGATGACGAAAAAAATGAATACCTTCAAATgatcaaaaaaggaaaaacagaATTAGAACCATCCATTCACGACACTAGAGATGAAGGAACCGCTGATAATTGGATCGAAAGAAACTTTTCCTTGATTCGTCTCACTGGCAAACATCCATTTAACTCTGAACCGCCTTTGGCTCGCCTTATGCATCACGGTTTTATCACCCCGGTTCCACTCCATTACGTTCGCAACCACGGACCGGTTCCTAAGGCCTCGTGGGCTGACTGGACCGTGGAAGTCACGGGCTTAGTGAAACGCCCAATGAAGTTCACAATGGACCAGTTGGTTAACGAATTCCCATCACGAGAATTGCCTGTTACGCTTGTATGCGCTGGCAATCGAAGGAAAGAACAGAACATGGTTAAGCAAACAATTGGTTTCAACTGGGGTGCCGCGGCTGTTTCAACTACTGTATGGCGCGGAATACCCCTCCGCGCCTTGTTGAAACGGTGCGGTGTTCAGAGTAAGAAAAAAGGAGCGCTTAACATTTGTTTCGAAGGTTCGGATATGTTGCCAGGAGGTGGAGGTTCAAAGTACGGTACGAGTATTAAGAAGGAATTTGCTATGGATCCGTCTAGAGATATTATTGTAGCTTACATGCAGAATGGAGAAATGTTGACTCCGGACCATGGGTTTCCTGTAAGGATGATAATTCCAGGATTCATTGGTGGAAGAATGGTGAAATGGTTAAAGAGGATTGTGGTCACTACACAAGAATCGGAGAGCTATTATCATTACAAGGATAATAGAGTTCTCCCTCCGCACGTTGATGCTGAACTGGCAAACTCTGAAG CATGGTGGTACAAGCCAGAGTACATCATCAATGAGCTCAACATAAACTCTGTAATTACGACGCCATGCCATGAAGAAATTTTGCCTATCAACGCGTGGACTACTCAGCGACCTTACACGTTGAGGGGCTATGCTTATTCTG GTGGAGGTAAAAAAGTAACTCGGGTAGAAGTGACCTTGGATGGAGGAGAGACATGGAGTGTATGCACACTAGATCACCCAGAGAAGCCAACAAAGTATGGCAAGTACTGGTGTTGGTGCTTTTGGTCACTCGAGGTTGAGGTGCTCGACTTGCTCAGTGCCAAGGAAATTGCTGTACGAGCTATCGACGAGACCCTCAATACTCAACCCGAGAAGCTCATTTGGAACGTCATG GGAATGATGAACAATTGCTGGTTCCGAGTGAAGATGAATGTGTGCAAGCCTCACAAGGGAGAGATTGGTATAGTGTTTGAGCACCCAACACAACCTGGAAACCAATCGGGTGGATGGATGGCGAAGGAGAGGCACTTGGAGATATCAGCAGAGGCTCCTCCAACACTAAAGAAGAGTATCTCAACACCATTCATGAACACAGCTTCAAAGATGTATTCTATGTCCGAGGTGAGGAAGCACAACTCTTCCGACTCTGCTTGGATCATAGTTCATGGCCATATCTACGATGCCACACGTTTCTTGAAAGACCATCCTGGTGGTGTTGACAGCATCCTCATCAATGCTGGCACTGATTGCACTGAGGAATTTGATGCAATTCATTCTGATAAGGCTAAGaagcttttggaggactttaGGATTGGTGAACTCATAACTACTGGCTACACTTCTGATTCCTCTCCGAATAGTTCTGTCCACGGATCCTCTTCCATCAGTAGTTTCCTAGCACCTATTAAGGAACTTGTTCAAGCACCAACAAGGAGTGTAGCTCTCATTCCAAGGGAGAAAATCCCTTGCAAACTCGTCGACAAGCAATCCATCTCCCCTGATGTTAGGAAATTCAAATTTGCATTACCCTCTGAGGATCAAGTCTTAGGCTTGCCTGTTGGCAAACACATATTCCTCTGTGCCACAATTGATGACAAGCTCTGTATGCGTGCCTACACGCCTACTAGCACAGTCGATGAGGTGGGGTTCTTCGAGTTGGTTGTGAAAATATACTTCAAAGGAATTCACCCAAAATTCCCTAATGGAGGACAAATGTCACAGTATCTTGATTCCCTCCCAATAGGAGCGTTTCTCGACGTGAAAGGTCCATTAGGTCACATTGAATACCAAGGAAAAGGTAATTTCTTAGTCAATGGCAAACAAAAGTTTGCCAAGAAGTTGGCCATGATAGCTGGTGGTACAGGTATAACTCCAGTGTATCAAGTGATGCAGGCAATCCTTAAAGATCCAGAAGACGACACGGAAATGTACGTGGTGTATGCCAATAGAACAGAGGATGACATATTACTCAAGGAGGAACTTGATGCATGGGCAGAGCAAATACCAGAAAGAGTTAAAGTTTGGTatgttgttcaagaatcaatcaaAGAAGGATGGAAGTACAGCACTGGCTTTGTTACAGAAGCAATTCTGAGAGAACATATACCTGAACCATCTCATACAACACTGGCATTGGCTTGTGGACCACCTCCTATGATTCAATTTGCTATTAATCCAAACTTGGAGAAGATGGGATATGACATTAAGGATTCCTTATTGGTCTTCTAA